Proteins encoded in a region of the Phocoena phocoena chromosome X, mPhoPho1.1, whole genome shotgun sequence genome:
- the H2AB1 gene encoding LOW QUALITY PROTEIN: histone H2A-Bbd type 1 (The sequence of the model RefSeq protein was modified relative to this genomic sequence to represent the inferred CDS: deleted 2 bases in 1 codon): MPGKRGHRGSPGRRSHTARAELSFSVSHMEHLLREGHYAQCLSSSAPVYLVAIIQYLAARVLELVRHEAQNSGRRRLTPELVDLAAHSNTLLSDLFRTNTISQVAPAQP; the protein is encoded by the exons ATGCCGGGGAAGAGGGGCCATCGAGGGTCACCCGGTCGCCGCTCCCACACCGCCCGAGCCGAGCTGTCCTTCTCCGTGAGCCACATGGAGCACCTCCTGCGGGAGGGCCACTATGCCCAGTGCCTGAGCTCGTCCGCACCCGTCTACCTAGTGGCCATCATCCAATACCTGGCGGCCAGGGTCCTGGAGCTGGTGCGCCATGAGGCCCAGAACAGCGGCAGGAGGCGCCTCACTCCGGAGCTGGTGGACTTGGCGGCCCACAGCAATACGCTGCTCAGCGACTTGTTCAGGACT AACACCATCTCCCAGGTGGCCCCGGCCCAGCCCTAG
- the F8A1 gene encoding 40-kDa huntingtin-associated protein: MAASAAGLGGGAGPGPEAGDFLARYRQVCNKLKKRFLRKPNVAEAGEQFGQLGRELRAQECLPYAAWCQLAVARCQQALFHGPGEALALTEAARLFLRQERDARQRLACPAAYGEPLQAAAAALGAAVRLHLELGQPAAAAALCLELAAALRDLGQPAAAAGHFQRAAQLQLPQLPLAALQALGDAASCQLLARDYSGALALFTRMQLLAREHGGHPVPPPGPQPPPQLQPKPPAPQPGAGAASAPPLALLPPGAGSTAAAAPSPAALGAFADVLVRCEVSRVLLLLLLQPPPAKLLPEHAHTLEKYSWEAFDGHGQDSSGPLPEELFLLLQSLVMATHEKDTEAVKSLQVELWPLLSAEQNHLLHLVLQETISPSGQGI, translated from the coding sequence ATGGCGGCTTCCGCGGCCGGCCTGGGTGGCGGTGCGGGCCCCGGGCCTGAGGCCGGGGACTTCCTGGCGCGCTACCGCCAGGTGTGCAACAAGCTGAAGAAGCGGTTCCTGCGGAAGCCGAATGTGGCGGAGGCCGGCGAGCAGTTCGGCCAGCTGGGTCGCGAGCTGCGCGCACAGGAGTGCCTGCCGTACGCGGCCTGGTGCCAGCTGGCCGTGGCCCGCTGCCAGCAGGCGCTCTTCCACGGGCCCGGGGAGGCGCTGGCGCTGACGGAGGCCGCGCGCCTCTTCCTGCGGCAGGAGCGCGACGCGCGCCAGCGCTTGGCCTGCCCCGCCGCCTACGGGGAGCCGCTGCAGGCCGCTGCCGCCGCCCTGGGCGCCGCCGTGCGCCTGCACCTGGAGCTAGGCCAGCCGGCTGCCGCCGCCGCGCTCTGCCTCGAGCTGGCGGCCGCCCTGCGCGACCTGGGCCAgccggccgccgccgccggccaCTTCCAACGCGCCGCGCAGCTGCAGCTGCCCCAGCTGCCCCTGGCCGCCCTGCAGGCGCTCGGCGACGCCGCGTCCTGCCAGCTGCTGGCGCGCGACTACAGCGGCGCCCTGGCGCTCTTCACGCGCATGCAGCTCCTGGCGCGGGAGCACGGCGGCCACCCGGTGCCGCCGCCGGGGCCGCAGCCCCCGCCGCAGCTGCAGCCCAAGCCGCCGGCGCCGCAGCCCGGGGCCGGCGCGGCCTCCGCCCCACCGCTCGCGCTGCTCCCGCCCGGCGCGGGGTCCACGGCCGCGGCCGCGCCCTCCCCCGCCGCGCTGGGCGCCTTCGCCGACGTGCTGGTCCGCTGCGAGGTGTCCCgcgtgctgctgctgctgctgctgcagccgccGCCCGCCAAGCTCCTGCCGGAGCACGCGCACACCCTGGAGAAGTACTCCTGGGAGGCCTTCGACGGCCACGGGCAGGACAGCAGCGGCCCGCTTCCCGAGGAGCTCTTCCTGCTGCTGCAGTCCTTGGTCATGGCCACCCACGAGAAGGACACGGAAGCCGTCAAGTCGCTGCAGGTGGAGCTGTGGCCCCTGTTGAGCGCCGAGCAGAACCACCTCCTGCACCTCGTTCTGCAGGAAACCATCTCCCCGTCGGGCCAGGGGATCTGA